The genomic window GCGCGGCCACGGTATGGGCCGTAGCATCGATTGGCATGGCCTGCGGGGCCGGGTTGTATATTCCCGCGGTGTTTTCTGCAGTCTTGGTGCTGGTGGCGCTGGAAGGTGTGGGGCTTCTGGAGCGTAAGGCGAATCTGAAGCTCTATTCTGTTCTGTATGAGGCGCGCGGACGCGATCCGGTGAAGATGTCTACGGCCATCCTTCATGCCATGGACAAGATGAAGCGCAGGCTGGGGCCGTTGGAGCAGCAGAACATTGGGGAATTGAACCGGCTCTGCTTTACAGTCTTTGCCACGCGCAAAATGCATGACCGATTGCAGGCGGCCTTGAATGCTTCGCCCGCAATTGACGAAATATTGGTGTTTCCCAATGTGGAGGATGATTGATTCCCTTTGTAAAGGCCCATGCCTGCGGCAATGATTTTCTGGTAATTGAGACCAAGCATGTCAGTGCGGACCGGCAGCGCGAGACCGCCATCCGCCTGTGCCAGCGCAATACAGGAATCGGCGCCGACGGCGTAGAGTATCTGGAATGGACCGGAGACCGCGCAGGAAAAATCAGGCTCTTCAATGCGGACGGTTCGATTGCCGAGCTTTCCGGAAACGGCACCCGCTGCGTGGCCGCCTGGATGGCGCATGAAAAGGGACTTCAGCACAGAGACACCATTTTGCTGGAAACCGATGCAGGGCCGCGTGAGTGTCAGATTATCGAACGTGAAGGCAGTGGCTACCAGATTGCTTCGCGCATGGGCGTGCCCAAGATCAGCCCGCGCCAGGTAAACCTGAAAGGCCAGCAGATAGAGGGCATCGCCGTCTCTATTGGCAATCCGCATTTTGTGGTCTTTGTGCAGGATACCTCTTTCCTTGTGGCAGGCCGCAGCTGGCAGGAGGTTGGTCACGATCTCTGCTTTCACCCTGATTTTCCGCAGCAGACCAATGTTGAATTTGTGCATGTGGTCCGCGCAGATGAGATCGAGTTTCGGATTTATGAGCGCGGCGTGGGGCCCACAACTTCTTCCGGCACCGGGACCTGTGCCTCAGCCGTGGCCGCCATTGCGCATCGGGGCGGAGCCAGGCACCTTTTGGTCCGCGCGCAAGGGGGTGAGCAGCGGGTGGAGTGGGACGGCAGCACCGAAGTCCTGTTGACCGGACCGGCGCATCTGATTGCGCAAGGCGAGGCGTTCTAGATGCTGAAGCCCGCCGCAGTAGCGCCCGATGCACGCGTGGCCGTGATTGCTCCGGCGAGTTCATCGAAGCCAGAGCGCCTGGCGCGTGGTCTGGAGGCTTTGCGCGCGCGTGGATACGATGCCGAATTTGGACAGTTCGCGCAGGGACGGCTGGCCCCTTACTTTTCCGGAACAGTCGAAGAGCGGCTTGCTGACCTGCATGCGGCCTTTGCTGACCCCGAAGTGCAGGCCATCTTCTGTACCCGTGGCGGTTACGGATCAAATTATCTGCTTGAAGACATTGACCTCGACATCATCCGCGAAAACCCAAAGCCACTCTTTGGCTACAGTGACATGACCGCTGTGCAGACGTGGCTTCTTGACCAGACCGGACTGGTCGCCTTTCATGGCCCCATGGTTGCCGCCGATTTCGCAGTCAGCGGCGGTGTGCATGATCTGAGCCTGGATGCCGCCCTGGATGGAGACCTGATCGTTGCTGGCGCAGCCGAGGGGCTGCGTGTGCTCAAGCCGGGACGGGCGCGCGGCGTGATGTATGGCGGTTGCCTAAGCATCCTGACCTCTTGCCTGGGCACACGCTTTGCGCCGCAGACAGAAGGAAAGCTGCTCTTTCTGGAAGATATAGGCGCAAAACCTTACCAGATAGACCGAATGCTGCGGCAGATGGTGCTCGCTGGAAAATTTGATGGCGTCTGCGGGTTCATTTTTGGAGAGATGCTGGATTGCGCATCTCCCGGAGCACCGGCGGACCTGGTGGAACAAGTCATTTTGCGCGTACTTGACTGGTTCGACGGTCCGATAGCAATCGGATTACGCTCGGGCCACGTCTCACACAGCAATGTGACCCTTCCGTTCGGGATTGAGGCTGAATTGGTCCTTGAAGACGCCCCGCTCTTGCGCTACCTCGAACCAGCAGTGCAGTCTGAGTAAAGAAATGCAAAACAAACACATTCATCTCATCGGAATCTGCGGCACGGCGATGGCTTCTTTGGCCGGACTCTTGCAGCTGAAGGGACATCATGTCACTGGATCCGACGATGCAGCCTATCCGCCCATGTCTGACCTGCTCTCCAGTCTGCGGATTCCCGTTGCCGAACCATTCTCAGAGGAAAACCTGAAGCCGCATCCCGATCTGGTCATCATTGGAAACGCAATTTCTCGCGGCAATGTTGAGCTGGAGTATGTGCTGGACCAGCGCATCCCGTTCACCTCTCTCGCCGCGCTGATGCATCACGAATTTCTGCGCGGACGTGAATCGCTTGTCGTTGCCGGGACGCACGGTAAGACGACGACGACTTCCATGCTGGCGTGGATCTATGAGGTCGCTTCGCGCCAGCAGCCGGAGCTTGCTCCGTCGTTTCTGATTGGCGGCGTGGCGGAAAATTTTGGCGCCAGCTTTCAGCTGCGCGAGGGCCGGCCGTTCATCATCGAAGGTGATGAGTATGACACGGCCTTCTTCGACAAAGGCCCAAAATTCATGCACTACTTCCCGGACGCGCTGATTCTTACGCACGTCGAGTTCGATCATGCGGACATTTACCGCGATCTCGACCAGGTAAAGACCGCCTTTAAGCGCCTGGTGAACCTGGTGCCGCGACGGGGGCGCATCGTCGCCTATGATGGTGCTGCGAATGTCTCCGAATGCGTGGCGCGTGCCTTTTGCAAAGTGGAGCGGTATGGTTTTGCACCAGACGCAACTTGGCGCATCACAGACCTTCATTTTGCTGAGGGCCAGACCCGGTGGAAGGTCCAGCATGAAGGCATGCCCTTCGCGGAGCTGGCTCTGAACATGGCTGGCGAACACAATGCGCTGAATGCAACGGCTGCAGCGGCGCTGGCGGCCGGGCAGGGAGTCTCCCTCGCAGCAATTCAGGAGGCCCTGATCACTTTTCAAAGCGTCAAACGAAGACTTGAGGTGCGCGCCGTGGTGGATGGCATCACCATCATTGATGACTTTGCACACCATCCCACGGCTGTCCGTGAGACGCTGCGGGCCTTGCGCACTGCTTATCCTGGATCGCGCCTCTGGGCCGTCCTCGAACCGCGTTCAAATACTCTGCGCCGCAATGTCTTCGAGCGCGAGCTGGTAGAGAGCCTTTCGCTTGCGGACCGCATCGTTTTGTCAGGGGTCTATAGGCAGGAGAGTATTCCCGAACAGGAACGGCTGCATCCGGAAACAGTGGTGGCCGGGCTCAGGCAATCGGGGAAAGAGGCCGTGCTCCTGGCGAATGCCGACGCGATTGTGCAAGCCATCGCTCCAGAGCTTCGCTCCGGCGATGTCGTTGCCATTCTCTCGAATGGCGGGTTTGAAGGAATCTATGACAAACTGCCGCAAGCGCTGGAGAACAAGGCACTGGTCCGTTCATAAGTCATGCTTGCCACCTTTGCTGTTCTGTTTACATATCTTTTCTTTGGAATTCCTGCTGCGGTCGTCGGTCTGCCCTGGACGCTGATGTCCGGGGACATTTCCATGCTTTACCGCTGGGCCATGTGGATCGCCAGGACTGGCCTCCGGGTTGCCGGGATCCAGGTTAAAGCAGAGGGGCTGGAGCGGCTGGATCCCCGGCAGCGGTATATTTTCATGTCCAATCATGTCTCGAACCTTGATCCCCCGGTACTGCTGCCACTCATTCCCGGACGTACGTCTGTCTTTCTGAAGCGGGCATTGATGAAGATCCCGGTCCTGGGATATGCCATGCAGCTCGGCAACTTCGTTCCCGTAGACCGCGACGGGCGCGTGGAGAGCGCAAAGCAAAGCGTGGAAAAGGGAAGAGAAGTGCTTGCCTCAGGGTTACATATGACCACCTTTGTCGAGGGGACGCGCTCTCCGGATGGCCGCTTGCTTCCTTTCAAGAAAGGGCCGTTCTATCTTGCCATGGAGGCGGGTGTTCCCGTAGTGCCGGTTTCGATTTCCGGAACAGAAAGCATGATGAAAAAGGGAAGCATCCGCATCACTCCGGGGACAGCGCGAGTGGTCTTTCATCCGCCACTCTGGCCGAAGGAATATACCTCGCGTGAAGATTTGATGGCCGCCGTTCGAGCAGCCATTGCCTCCGGACTGCCGGAATGGATGCGCTAGGGCGGCGGGGGCGGTGTGGTCCGGGCCACAATTTTTTGATTTGGGTTGGGCCACGCTAGGTCCGACGAATAGGTGATGAGATTCTGTGCAGGAGTGTCAGGCCTTAGCAGCCAAACCCTGCGTCCGGGAAAGGCTTGGATCAGCTTTCTGTCATTGTCAGGATCCATGCTGCGCGCCCAGAGGATGCGCTGGCTGTTCAGGTCAGCGCCGTTATAGACCCATTCCTGCACACCAGGATGGTCGAGTGAATACTGCACCAGACACAAATGCTTGCCCGGGTAGTGCTGCAAAAGATGTTCCACCTTCTGCCTTTCCATCGAGGCATAGCGAGGTTCCGCAGGCAGCGGGCTTTTCATCCAGTTTTCGTAGAAGATGTTGGCAGTGAGCAGAAGCTGGGCCAGCACCCATCCCCGTACAAGGTCAGTGCCATGCCAGCAACGGACCTGGATTCTACGCAAAGTAAACAACCCTAGTGCAATCAGAGTAAGAAAGACGGCCGCGGCAGGCGCTCCATATTGAGGGTAAGGATACCAGGCCATCAGCGCCAGCACAGTCAGAAAGCCTGCAAAGGAGAATGCAAGCGAGGCGAAGGGCGAGTGCTTACGGACCGCGGCAACAAGGCCCAGCAGCAGCAGGAGACCATTTCCGGCAAAGAAAACGCGGTAATAGGCCTTTACTTTTAACCGCAGAAACTGCATCGGATGGCGGGTGACCATGCGATAGGTGCTCATCTCCCAATGGGTGTAGAAATTTCGCATGGAGTCATGGTGATAGACAGGAACGGGCCGTGGGCGCGAGAAAATGAAGGGTCCTGTGATGTGGTACTGCTCATAGTTCACTACGTAAGGAAAAAGCAGAGGGTGGCCAGTCCCGCGCCAGTTGTAGTAACAGAGCCAGCCAAAGGTGAACAGGAGCATGAGCAATGGTGTTGCGACAAGCCTGATGAGGGCCTTCCATCCTGTGCGGCGGAGCATCCACAGCAGCGGCAGCAAAGCCGGAAGCGAGACCATGCAACCCTCATACGGCCGGGTCAGGAGGAAGGTGCACAGCCCGATGCCGAGCGGAAGCGTAGAAGCAGCCGTGCGGTGGTGATAGATTCGGGGGATACTGCCGATGACGAGCGCCCCGGCAGCCGCCGTCAGTCCGAGGCAAAAATAATTGTCAAACCAGTGGTTCCAGTCCAGGCAAACACTCATTGCGATGAGCGCAGCTGCCAGCCCGTACTGTCGAGGCAGCCATCCGGAGACGGCCCAATCCACTAGAGCGCAAAAAAGCGCAGAGGTGAGCAGCACTGCGATCCATGGGGACCCCAGGAGCTGCCCTACGGCAAGCGCCAGGCCTGTTCCAGGTAGATACATGGACTGATAGGAGGGCCAGACGTTTACATGGAAGGTCTCAAATGCCGCGGGCACCGGCGGTGGAGGATTGGTGAGGCGTCCATGCGCGAAGGTGTCCGCTGCGAGAAGGTAGCTGAATTCATCATGCAGCAAAGGTGTCGGGAGAGGCTCAACCGGCAGCAGTGCCAGACGGACCAGGATGGCTGCGGCAAAAATCATCCAGAAGCAAAGTGCAGGACGCCGGCTGATAGATTTCAGAGCAGTTTCCATTCGGCTGGCAAGACAAAGCCAGGCCTTCCAGCGGGATGCGACCAACGCCATGCCGACGACAAAGGCCTCAAGCAGGAGATAATGCAGGGACGACTGAAACATTAAACAAACATCTCCGGCAAACAGTTCTTGAGGGAGCGAGGAAAATCGCCCTTCCGTGCGCCAGAGCACATGCGTTCGGATGCCGGATGCGCACTTAGAAAAGACGCAAAGACTGCCTGTAGCGTTTAGATGCAGAGAGGTTGCGAAGCACGAAGGGGGAAAAAGAATCGCTGTCAGGAAGCGAGCGCGGTCATCTGAGGCTCGAAAAAGCGCTCGACGGCGGAAAGAATGGCTTCGCCGCTCCGTGACTCGTAGATCGATTTGCGCAGGGAGGCCCCACCTGGAACTCCATGAGTAAACCAGGAGGCGAATTGCTTCATCTTGCCCACTGTTTCCGGATGGCTTTCCTCAAGTAGCATCTGGAAGTAGGTGCGAATCATCCGATAGCGATCAAAGACGGTAGGTACATCGTAGTGCCCGGTTGCTGTGTACTGGGCAATCTGGCGGAAAATCCAGGGGTTGGATGGGGCCGCACGGCCAATCATGACTGCATTGCACCCGGTTTGGGCCACCAGGGCGCAGGCATCTTCCGGAGTGCGGACATCTCCATTGCCAATCACAGGAATACGGACGGCATCCTTGACTTGGGCGATGTATTCCCAGCGGGCCTGTCCGGAGTACCCCTGTTCACGCGTGCGCGCATGGAGGGCCACGGCCTGGAGACCGCATCCTTCGGCCATACGGGCCAGTTCCACGCAAATGATGTTGGAGTCGTTCCATCCCAGGCGGAATTTCACCGTAAATGGGATGGACACAGCGGCGCGAACTGCCGTGAAGATCCTTTCAATCAGGGGAAGATCGCGCAGAAGTCCACTGCCGCCATTGCAGGAAACCACGCGCTTGGCAGGACAGCCCAGGTTCAGATCGACCATGTCAAAACCAGTGTCCTGTACGATACGGGCTGCGTCGGCCAAGGTCTCCGGATTTGAGCCGAACAACTGCGCAGAAATAGGATGTTCGTCCTCGTAAAAAGTCAGATAGCGCTTGCGTTTGGACTCACGCATCCGAGTAAGACCGTCCGCCGAGGTGAACTCGGTCATGATCAGTCCACAGCCTGATTGCTGATTGGTGATCTCGGATTCTACGGACGTCCCCGGGGCGGCCTGAGAGGAAAAGACGCTGGCATTGCGGATGAAGCGGCGAAATACAGTGTCTGTGACGCCAGCCATGGGGGCAAGAACGGTAGCCGGGGCCACCGTAATCGCGCCTATCTGTACAGACGCAGGAACCCGCACGCCTGGCGGCATGGTGTGTTCGCGCGGATTGTCCCAGTGTTTCTGCATAGCAAAGCCTCCGGCAAGCGGAGGCTTTTGTGTCTTGTAAACTCTTCGTTTTGTTTACTTTGCTGAAGTCTCCGCTTTGGCGTACTTGCGGCGGAAGCGCTCCACGCGACCGGCTGTATCCACCAGCTTCTGTTTGCCTGTAAAGAAAGGATGGCAATTGGAGCAGATTTCGAGGTGGATATCTCCCTTATGGGTCGAGCGCGTGGTAAAGCTGTGCCCACAGGCACAAACTACACGGATTTCCTGATAATTTGGATGAATTCCTGGCTTTGGCATGATTCGAAAAACCTTTCCCTGCAAACTCTTATTTTACGGGGAGAACATAAATTCCGCAAATAGGCAAGATCCACACCCCGAGGCGTGGAATCTCTGCCAAAGCCGGGAGTAAAACCATAAGTTCAGGATGCCAGGGCGATCACCTCGGGCTCTTGGGCAGCCATTCGTCCCGCCCGTCGAGGCACAAGATGGATTCCGGTACCCGAGTCTTTTTGAATCACGAAGTGCTCCGAGCAGGTCCCGCAAAGCCAGTAATGTTCCAGGCGCCGCGGTGCATCCGGGGTTTCTTCGGTAACATCAAAAACGAAAATCCGCCCCTCCCGCAGGTAATGAAGCGGCTTTGCGCACTCAGGATTTGCGCAATTGTTGACCATGATTTCATCTCCCCAAACATTCCTGCGCGTCACCGTGCTTGCGCGGGAGCAATTGAGCCTTTGGACTGGCTGGAGAGGTCTTTTCTCCAACGGACTGCAGACTTCTTACAAAAAGTGTGATGCCCGCAGGTTACAGGCGGGTTTGTTCATGGATAAAAATCTGAGAAAATCCGTCCCGGTCCTTCAAAGACAAAGCCCGGAAGCTGGCGCAGGGCCAATTGGATGGCTGTGAGAGAATAGAAAGTTCGTCTGAACGCCAGAAAGATATGCCGATTCTTCGTTCTGCTTTTATTGCTCTTTCCCAGAATGCCTCTCTCAGAAAGTTCGCCGAGCAGTCAGAAATGGGTCGCCGGATGTCCTCGCGTTTTGTTGCAGGCATGGAGATCCAGGACGTTGTGCGTGCCGCCAAGGAATTGGCGGACCTGGGGATCGCTTCCACATTGGACAGCCTGGGGGAAAACGTAACGACCCCGGGGGAGGCGCGGCGCTCGGGTGAGGTGTACCACCGGCTGCTGGACGCCATCGAGAGCC from Pseudacidobacterium ailaaui includes these protein-coding regions:
- a CDS encoding MgtC/SapB family protein encodes the protein MMIEAPEHMLSFSALEEAVLTGGVAGRLLLAAFLGGVIGIDREYHHKASGVRTNLLICFGAALFTFLSSVIAGENSTNRGQIASNIVQGIGFLGAGLILHNRDRISGLTSAATVWAVASIGMACGAGLYIPAVFSAVLVLVALEGVGLLERKANLKLYSVLYEARGRDPVKMSTAILHAMDKMKRRLGPLEQQNIGELNRLCFTVFATRKMHDRLQAALNASPAIDEILVFPNVEDD
- the dapF gene encoding diaminopimelate epimerase → MIPFVKAHACGNDFLVIETKHVSADRQRETAIRLCQRNTGIGADGVEYLEWTGDRAGKIRLFNADGSIAELSGNGTRCVAAWMAHEKGLQHRDTILLETDAGPRECQIIEREGSGYQIASRMGVPKISPRQVNLKGQQIEGIAVSIGNPHFVVFVQDTSFLVAGRSWQEVGHDLCFHPDFPQQTNVEFVHVVRADEIEFRIYERGVGPTTSSGTGTCASAVAAIAHRGGARHLLVRAQGGEQRVEWDGSTEVLLTGPAHLIAQGEAF
- a CDS encoding S66 peptidase family protein, translated to MLKPAAVAPDARVAVIAPASSSKPERLARGLEALRARGYDAEFGQFAQGRLAPYFSGTVEERLADLHAAFADPEVQAIFCTRGGYGSNYLLEDIDLDIIRENPKPLFGYSDMTAVQTWLLDQTGLVAFHGPMVAADFAVSGGVHDLSLDAALDGDLIVAGAAEGLRVLKPGRARGVMYGGCLSILTSCLGTRFAPQTEGKLLFLEDIGAKPYQIDRMLRQMVLAGKFDGVCGFIFGEMLDCASPGAPADLVEQVILRVLDWFDGPIAIGLRSGHVSHSNVTLPFGIEAELVLEDAPLLRYLEPAVQSE
- the mpl gene encoding UDP-N-acetylmuramate:L-alanyl-gamma-D-glutamyl-meso-diaminopimelate ligase, which codes for MQNKHIHLIGICGTAMASLAGLLQLKGHHVTGSDDAAYPPMSDLLSSLRIPVAEPFSEENLKPHPDLVIIGNAISRGNVELEYVLDQRIPFTSLAALMHHEFLRGRESLVVAGTHGKTTTTSMLAWIYEVASRQQPELAPSFLIGGVAENFGASFQLREGRPFIIEGDEYDTAFFDKGPKFMHYFPDALILTHVEFDHADIYRDLDQVKTAFKRLVNLVPRRGRIVAYDGAANVSECVARAFCKVERYGFAPDATWRITDLHFAEGQTRWKVQHEGMPFAELALNMAGEHNALNATAAAALAAGQGVSLAAIQEALITFQSVKRRLEVRAVVDGITIIDDFAHHPTAVRETLRALRTAYPGSRLWAVLEPRSNTLRRNVFERELVESLSLADRIVLSGVYRQESIPEQERLHPETVVAGLRQSGKEAVLLANADAIVQAIAPELRSGDVVAILSNGGFEGIYDKLPQALENKALVRS
- a CDS encoding lysophospholipid acyltransferase family protein; its protein translation is MLATFAVLFTYLFFGIPAAVVGLPWTLMSGDISMLYRWAMWIARTGLRVAGIQVKAEGLERLDPRQRYIFMSNHVSNLDPPVLLPLIPGRTSVFLKRALMKIPVLGYAMQLGNFVPVDRDGRVESAKQSVEKGREVLASGLHMTTFVEGTRSPDGRLLPFKKGPFYLAMEAGVPVVPVSISGTESMMKKGSIRITPGTARVVFHPPLWPKEYTSREDLMAAVRAAIASGLPEWMR
- the dusB gene encoding tRNA dihydrouridine synthase DusB, which produces MQKHWDNPREHTMPPGVRVPASVQIGAITVAPATVLAPMAGVTDTVFRRFIRNASVFSSQAAPGTSVESEITNQQSGCGLIMTEFTSADGLTRMRESKRKRYLTFYEDEHPISAQLFGSNPETLADAARIVQDTGFDMVDLNLGCPAKRVVSCNGGSGLLRDLPLIERIFTAVRAAVSIPFTVKFRLGWNDSNIICVELARMAEGCGLQAVALHARTREQGYSGQARWEYIAQVKDAVRIPVIGNGDVRTPEDACALVAQTGCNAVMIGRAAPSNPWIFRQIAQYTATGHYDVPTVFDRYRMIRTYFQMLLEESHPETVGKMKQFASWFTHGVPGGASLRKSIYESRSGEAILSAVERFFEPQMTALAS
- the rpmE gene encoding 50S ribosomal protein L31, translated to MPKPGIHPNYQEIRVVCACGHSFTTRSTHKGDIHLEICSNCHPFFTGKQKLVDTAGRVERFRRKYAKAETSAK